The Candidatus Methylomirabilota bacterium genome segment GAGCAGCAGGTCCTTGCCGAACCGCTGGTCCAGGTCGCCGCTGCAATCGCTCCACGTCCGGAACTTCTCGACGATCCAGGCGGCGAGCCCGACCGGCGAATCGGTGAGGGCGTAGGCGAGCGTCTGGGGTTTGGTGCCCTGGATCCACTGGTAGCCGCTCTCCTCGTGCCGCCAGTGTGCGAGCTCCTGCTCGAAGGCGCGGTCCTCGTCGGTCGGATCCGGCGGCGGCGTGAACTCCCGGCGCACGGCGAGTAGGTTCACGTGGATGCCGACCAGACGGTCCGGGTAGGCGAGGCCCAGGCGCGAGGTGATGAAAGCCCCCCAGTCACCGCCCTGGGCGGCGAAGCGGCGGTAGCCGAGCCCGTCGGTCATCAGCGCGGCGAAGAGATCGGCGATCTCGACGATGCCGAAGCGCGGCTGGTGGGGGCGGAAGGAAAACGTGTAGCCCGGCAGCGACGGGGCCACCACGGTGAAGGCGTCGGCGGGATCACCGCCGAAGCGGGCGGGATCGGTGAGCATCGGCAGGAGCCGCTGGAACTCCACGATGGAGCCGGGCCAGCCGTGCGACAGCAGCAGGGGCAGCGGCGCCGGGCCGACGCCGGGCTCGTGGATGAAGTGGAGATCGATCCCCCCGAGAGAGACGGTGAACTGCCGGAACCGGTTGAGCTGAGCTTCGTGGGCCCGCCAGTCGTACTTGT includes the following:
- a CDS encoding alpha/beta fold hydrolase, producing the protein MTPRPFRIHVADEVLADLRARLGRVRWPDEIPGAGWRYGTDLAYLKELVAYWRDKYDWRAHEAQLNRFRQFTVSLGGIDLHFIHEPGVGPAPLPLLLSHGWPGSIVEFQRLLPMLTDPARFGGDPADAFTVVAPSLPGYTFSFRPHQPRFGIVEIADLFAALMTDGLGYRRFAAQGGDWGAFITSRLGLAYPDRLVGIHVNLLAVRREFTPPPDPTDEDRAFEQELAHWRHEESGYQWIQGTKPQTLAYALTDSPVGLAAWIVEKFRTWSDCSGDLDQRFGKDLLLTNVMLYWVTGAIGSSFWPYYDRFHGPWPIPEAQRITVPTAYAEFPSEILHPPRRLAERVYNIRRWTKMPAGGHFAALEEPAALAADIRAFFRELR